From Pungitius pungitius chromosome 9, fPunPun2.1, whole genome shotgun sequence, one genomic window encodes:
- the LOC119218322 gene encoding echinoderm microtubule-associated protein-like 6 isoform X2 → MSDKTAPRCQLRLEWIHGYRGHQCRNNLYYTAGKEVVYFVAGVGVVYNTREHTQKFYLGHNDDIISLAIHPDKVQVATGQVGKDPFICIWDTYSMQTVSILRDVHTHGVACLAFDSDGQRIVSVGLDAKNTLCVWDWRRGRVIAMATGHSDRIFDVAWDTSQSSRLVSCGVKHIKFWTLCGNAVTPKRGVFGKAGDLQTILCVSTAKEELTYSGALNGDVYVWRGVSLIRTVQAAHGAGIFSMHSCEEGFATGGRDGCIRLWDVDFKPITKIDLREAEQGYKGLSIRSVCWKADRILAGTQDSEIFEVMVRERDKPVLLMQGHSEGELWSLDLHPKQPVAVTGSDDRSVRLWSLPDHTLLARCNMEESVRSVSFNNDGSQLALGMKDGSFTVLRVRDMTEVVHIKDRKEVIHELKFSPDGSFLAVGSNDGMVDIYAVAQRYKKVGECSRSASFITHLDWSVDSRFLQTNDGAGERLFYRMPVGKLVSKEEAKGIHWMTWTGIIGPEVNGIWPKYSNVTNVNSVDANYSSAVLVTGDDLGLLKLFRFPCVKKGAKFKKYIGHSAHVTNVRWSNDLQWVVSTGGADHAVFQWRFLPEGVMNGVLEPLLQEGYADSNSGESDSDVSDVPELDSDIEQEAQTSYERQVYKEDLPQLRNKLIGSLKRQKAPEEGLRLQFVHGYRGFDCRNNLFYSQAGEVVYHVAAVAVVYNRLQHSQRFYLGHDDDILSLTAHPLKDYVASAQVGRDPAIHVWDIQTLKCLSLLKGHHSRGVCALEFTADGKSLVSVGIDEFHSIVIWDWKKGERLAKARGHKDKTFVVKSNPFRMDKLVTVGMKHIKFWQHSGGGLTFKRGIFGNLAKQETMMSACYGRSEDLVFSGATNGDVYIWRDTTLIKTIKAHDGPVFAMCSLDKGFVTGGKDGVVELWDDMFERCLKTYAIKRAALSPSSKGLLLEDNPSIRAITLGHGHILLGTKNGEILEIDKSGPMTLLVQGHMEGEVWGLAAHPLLPVCATVSDDKTLRIWELSANHRMVAVRKLKKGGRCCAFSPDGKALAVGLNDGSFLVVNADTLEDMVTFHHRRELISDVRFSQEAGKYLAVASHDSFVDIYNVLTSKRVGVCKGAGSFVTHIDWDSRGKLLQVNTGAKEQLFFEAPRGRKQNMSELEFEKLDWASWTSVLGPTCEGIWPPLSCVHATSLTRDRKLLATGDDFGFLKLFSFPSRGQFARFKKYVAHSTNVTNVRWSHDDGALLSVGGADTALMIWTREPAGHRESKAVDSEESDDDTEEDGGYDSDVAREKGVDYVTKIYSASIRNMSGTRPHLQLKELPVEERPPVSRAAPLPDKLLKNNVTKKKKVVEELVLEHVFGYRGFDCRNNLHYLNDGNDIIFHTAAAVVLQNLSAGTQSFYLEHTDDILCLTVNQHPKYQNIIATGQIGLAPSIHVWDAMSKQTLSILRCSHAKGVGYVNFSATGKLLLSVGVEPEHTITVWRWQEGTKVTCKGGHAERIFVVEFRPDSDTQFVSVGIKHIKFWTLVGGSLVYKKGVIGSVEDGRMQTMLSVAFGASNLTFTGAINGDVYVWREHFLVRVVAKAHSGPVFTMYTTLRDGLIVTGGKERPTKEGGAVKLWDQEMKRCRAFQLETGQPVENVRSVCRGKGKILVGTKDGEIIEVGEKNAASNTMINGHTQGGIWGLATHPFKDVFISASDDGTIRIWDLADKKLLNKVSLGHPAKCTCYSPNGEMVSIGMENGEFIVLLVNSLSVWGKKRDRSIAIRDIRFSPDNRFLAVASVESAVDFYDLSFGPSLNRIGYCKDIPGSVIQIDFSADSKHIQVSTNTYTRQVHEVPSGKLVTEQTVFERITWATWTSILGDEVLGVWPRNAEKADVNCACVSLAGLNLVTGDDFGLIKLFDFPCSEKFAKHKRYFGHSAHVTNIRFSCDDKFVISAGGSDCSLFVWKCQ, encoded by the exons ATGTCGGACAAGACGGCGCCGCGCTGCCAGCTGAGGCTGGAGTGGATCCACGGTTACCGAGGACACCAATGTCGTAACAACCTGTACTACACCGCTGGGAAGGAGGTGGTTTACTTCGTGGCTGGAGTGGGTGTGGTCTACAACACCCGAGAACACACCCAGAAGTTCTACTTGGGACAcaacgatgacatcatcag TCTGGCGATCCATCCAGATAAGGTCCAGGTGGCCACGGGTCAGGTGGGTAAAGACCCATTCATCTGTATTTGGGACACCTACTCCATGCAGACCGTGTCTATCCTGAGGGACGTCCACACACACGGAGTGGCCTGTTTGGCTTTCGACTCTGACGGACAG CGGATTGTGTCTGTTGGTCTGGACGCTAAAAACACATTGTGTGTCTGGGATTGGAGGAGAGGACGAgtcatcgccatggcaaccggaCACTCAGACAGA ATCTTTGACGTGGCCTGGGACACGTCTCAGTCCAGCCGGCTGGTGAGCTGTGGAGTCAAACACATCAAg TTCTGGACTCTGTGTGGGAACGCTGTGACTCCAAAGAGAGGCGTGTTCGGGAAGGCGGGCGACCTGCAGACCATCCTGTGTGTTTCCACGGCCAAGGAGGAGCTGACCTACTCGGGCGCTCTGAACGGAGACGTGTACGTGTGGAGAGGAGTGTCTCTCATCAGGACCGTCCAGGCTGCACACGGG GCGGGGATCTTCAGCATGCACTCCTGTGAGGAAGGATTCGCCACGGGAGGACGGGACGGATGCATCCGTCTGTGGGACGTTGACTTCAAACCCATCACAAAGATCGACCTGAGGGAGGCGGAGCAAGGCTACAAAG GTCTGTCCATCCGCAGTGTTTGCTGGAAGGCTGACCGGATCCTGGCGGGGACGCAGGACAGCGAGATCTTTGAGGTGATGGTGCGAGAGCGCGACAAGCCAGTGCTGCTGATGCAGGGTCACAGCGAGGGGGAGCTGTGGTCGCTGGACCTGCACCCTAAACAGCCGGTGGCCGTCACAGGGAGCGACGACCGCTCCGTCAG GCTGTGGAGTCTCCCCGACCACACGCTCCTGGCTCGCTGTAACATGGAGGAATCGGTCCGCAGCGTTTCCTTCAACAATGACGGCTCTCAGCTGGCTCTGGGCATGAAGGACGGATCATTCACCGTGCTGCGTGTCAG GGACATGACAGAGGTTGTGCACATCAAGGACAGGAAGGAAGTGATACATGAGCTGAAGTTTTCACCCGACGGTTCCTTCCTCGCGGTGGGATCAAACGATGGGATGGTGGACATCTACGCCGTCGCTCAGCGTTACAAGAAGGTGGGCGAGTGCAGTCGCTCCGCCTCCTTCATCACCCACCTGGACTGGTCTGTGGACAGCCGCTTCCTGCAGACCAACGACGGCGCTGGAGAGCGGCTCTTCTACCGGATGCCAG TGGGCAAACTGGTTTCTAAAGAGGAAGCGAAGGGAATCCACTGGATGACCTGGACAGGCATCATCGGTCCAGAGGTGAACGGCATCTGGCCCAAATACTCCAACGTCACCAACGTGAACTCCGTGGATGCCAACTACAGCAGTGCCGTGCTGGTGACTGGAGACGACCTTGGCCTCCTCAAACTCTTCAGATTCCCCTGCGTCAAGAAAG GCGCCAAATTCAAGAAGTACATCGGCCACTCCGCCCACGTTACAAATGTCCGTTGGTCCAACGACCTGCAGTGGGTCGTCAGCACCGGCGGCGCCGACCACGCCGTCTTCCAGTGGAGGTTCCTGCCCGAGGGCGTGATGAATGGCGTCTTGGAGCCCCTCCTCCAAG AGGGCTACGCCGACTCCAACAGCGGGGAGTCAGACTCCGACGTGTCGGACGTCCCGGAGCTCGACTCGGACATCGAACAGGAAGCTCAGACCAGCTACGAGCGTCAG gtgtaTAAGGAGGACCTGCCTCAGCTGAGGAACAAGCTGATTGGCTCCCTGAAGCGGCAGAAAGCTCCGGAGGAGGGGCTTCGCCTGCAGTTTGTTCACGG GTATCGGGGCTTCGACTGTCGTAACAACCTCTTCTACAGCCAGGCGGGGGAGGTGGTGTACCACGTGGCCGCCGTCGCCGTCGTCTACAACCGGCTGCAGCACAGCCAGAGGTTTTACCTCGGCCATGACGACGACATCCTCAGCCTCACCGCGCACCCGCTCAAAGACTACGTGGCCTCCGCACAG GTGGGCAGAGACCCGGCCATCCACGTGTGGGACATCCAGACTCTGAAATGTCTGTCTCTGTTGAAGGGACACCACAGCAGAGGAGTGTGTGCCCTGGAGTTCACAG CGGACGGGAAGAGTTTGGTCTCGGTTGGTATTGATGAATTTCACTCCATCGTCATCTGGGACtggaagaaaggagagagactGGCGAAGGCCAG GGGTCATAAAGACAAAACCTTCGTGGTGAAGAGTAACCCGTTCAGGATGGACAAGCTGGTGACCGTCGGCATGAAGCACATCAAGTTCTGGCAACATTCAG GCGGCGGCCTGACCTTCAAACGGGGGATTTTCGGGAACCTGGCGAAGCAGGAGACGATGATGTCGGCGTGTTATGGTCGCTCAGAGGACCTGGTCTTCTCCGGAGCCACAAACGGAGACGTCTACATCTGGAGGGACACCACGCTCATCAAGACCATCAAGGCCCATGACGGACCAGTGTTCGCCATGTGCTCCCTGGACAAG GGCTTCGTGACAGGGGGGAAGGACGGCGTGGTGGAGCTCTGGGACGACATGTTCGAGAGGTGTTTAAAGACGTACGCCATCAAGAGGGCCGCTCTGTCTCCGTCCTCTAAAG gtctgctgctggaggacaacCCGTCCATCAGAGCCATCACTCTGGGTCACGGTCACATCCTGCTGGGGACCAAGAACGGAGAAATCCTCGAGATCGACAAGAGCGGACCGATGACGCTGCTGGTTCAG GGTCACATGGAGGGAGAGGTTTGGGGTTTGGCGGCTCATCCTCTACTTCCTGTCTGCGCTACCGTCAGTGACGACAAAACTCTGAGGATCTGGGAGCTGTCGGCAAATCACCGAATGGTCGCTGTCCGCAAACTCAAGAAAG GTGGGCGCTGCTGTGCCTTCTCCCCTGACGGTAAGGCTCTGGCGGTGGGCCTGAACGACGGCAGCTTCCTGGTGGTGAACGCCGACACGCTGGAGGACATGGTGACCTTCCACCACCGCAGAGAGCTCATCTCAGACGTTCGCTTCTCCCAAG AAGCTGGAAAGTACCTGGCGGTGGCCTCCCATGATTCCTTTGTGGACATCTACAACGTGTTGACCAGCAAGAGGGTCGGCGTCTGTAAAGGAGCCGGGAGCTTCGTCACTCACATCGACTGGGACTCTCGAG GTAAACTGCTGCAGGTGAACACCGGAGCCAAAGAGCAGCTCTTCTTTGAGGCCCCGCGAGGACGCAAACAGAACATGAGCGAGCTGGAG TTTGAGAAGCTGGACTGGGCGAGCTGGACGTCCGTTCTGGGTCCGACCTGCGAGGGAATATGGCCGCCGCTCAGCTGTGTTCACGCCACTTCGCTCACCAGAGACCGCAAGCTGCTCGCCACCGGAGACGACTTCGGCTTCCTCAAACTGTTCAGCTTCCCGTCCAGG GGCCAGTTCGCCAGGTTTAAAAAGTACGTGGCTCACAGCACCAACGTGACCAACGTCCGCTGGTCCCACGACGACGGCGCGCTGCTGTCGGTGGGCGGCGCCGACACGGCGCTGATGATCTGGACACGAGAGCCGGCGGGTCACAGAGAGAGCAAAGCCGTGGACAGCGAGGAGTCGGACGACGACACGGAGGAGGACGGAG GGTACGACAGCGACGTGGCCCGCGAGAAGGGGGTGGACTACGTCACCAAGATCTACTCTGCCAGCATCAGGAACATGTCAGGAACCAGACCTCACCTGCAGCTCAAAGAGCTTCCTGTGGAAGagag GCCCCCTGTGAGTCGAGCGGCTCCGCTGCCTGACAAACTGCTTAAGAACAACGtgaccaagaagaagaaggtggtggAG GAATTGGTGTTGGAGCACGTTTTCGGCTACAGAGGCTTCGACTGTCGCAACAACCTGCACTACCTCAATGACGGCAACGACATCATCTTCCACACAGCTGCTGCCGTGGTCCTGCAGAACCTGTCGGCTG GAACACAGAGTTTCTACCTGGAGCACACGGACGACATCCTGTGTCTGACCGTCAATCAACACCCAAAGTACCAGAACATCATCGCTACGGGTCAGATCG GCCTCGCACCTTCCATTCATGTTTGGGATGCCATGAGCAAGCAGACGTTGTCCATCCTCCGGTGTTCCCACGCTAAAGGTGTCGGCTACGTCAACTTCAGCGCCACAGGAAAGCTGCTGCTGTCGGTGGGAGTGGAGCCTGAGCACACCATCACAGTGTGGAGGTGGCAAGAAG GCACCAAGGTGACCTGTAAAGGTGGCCACGCTGAGCGCATCTTCGTGGTGGAGTTCAGACCGGACTCTGACACTCAGTTTGTGTCGGTGGGAATCAAACACATCAAGTTCTGGACTCTGGTTGGAGGTTCACTGGTGTACAAGAAAGGAGTGATCGGCTCGGTGGAGGACGGCCGCATGCAGACCATGTTGTCTGTGGCCTTTGGTGCC AGCAACCTGACGTTCACCGGAGCAATAAATGGAGACGTCTACGTCTGGAGGGAGCACTTCCTGGTCCGAGTGGTGGCCAAGGCCCACAGCGGCCCGGTCTTCACCATGTACACCACCCTGAGGGACGGACTCATCGTCACCGGAGGGAAGGAACGCCC GACCAAAGAGGGCGGTGCTGTGAAGCTGTGGGATCAGGAGATGAAGCGCTGCAGGGCGTTTCAGCTGGAGACCGGCCAGCCGGTGGAGAACGTCCGATCCGTCTGCAGAGGGAAA GGTAAAATCCTGGTGGGCACCAAAGATGGCGAGATCATAGAGGTCGGAGAGAAGAACGCTGCCTCCAACACCATGATCAACGGACACACTCAGGGAGGCATCTGGGGTCTGGCAACTCATCCTTTCAAAGACGTCTTCATCTCCGCCAGCGATGACGGGACCATCCGAATATGGGACCTGGCTGATAAG AAACTTCTGAACAAGGTGAGTTTGGGCCATCCTGCCAAGTGCACCTGCTACAGTCCCAACGGAGAGATGGTTTCTATCGGAATGGAGAACGGAGAGTTCATAGTCCTGCTAGTCAACTCGCTGAGTGTCTGGGGCAAGAAGAGAGACCGCAGCATCGCCATCCGGGACATACG GTTCAGTCCGGACAATCGATTCCTGGCAGTGGCTTCGGTGGAGAGTGCTGTGGATTTCTACGACCTTTCTTTTGGACCGTCCCTCAACAGGATTGGCTACTGTAAGGACATCCCTGGCTCTGTCATCCAGATTGACTTCTCTGCTGACAGCAAACATATCCAG GTGTCCACCAACACCTACACTCGGCAAGTGCATGAAGTTCCCTCAGGAAAGCTTGTCACAGAGCAGACTGTATTTGAGAGGATCACCTGGGCTACCTGGACCAG CATCCTCGGTGACGAGGTCCTCGGAGTCTGGCCCCGTAACGCAGAGAAGGCGGACGTCAACTGTGCTTGTGTTTCCCTCGCCGGCCTCAACCTGGTGACCGGAGACGACTTCGGCCTCATCAAGCTCTTCGACTTTCCCTGCTCTGAAAAATTT GCGAAACACAAGCGCTACTTCGGTCACTCCGCCCACGTCACAAACATCCGCTTCTCCTGCGACGACAAGTTCGTCATCAGCGCCGGAGGCAGCGACTGCAG tTTATTTGTGTGGAAATGTCAGTGA